The sequence ATTCTCCTCTTTTTGTTTTTATTATTTTTCCTTCTACTCCAACAAAATCTCCTATATCTATAAATTTTTTAAAAAAATTAAATATTTTCTCTGGTGTTTTATTTTTTTGCAATTGTAATTGTATTTTTCCTGTTCCGTCAATCAAATCTACAAAAATTAATTTTCCTATATCTCTTATAGATATAATTCTTCCAGCAGTTTTAGCTTTAAATTTTGTTTCACCTCCTTTTTTTAATTTAGAATATTTTTCTTGTAATTCTAAACAAGAATCTTTCTTTTCATAAGAATAAGGATAAGGATTTATTCCTAATTTTACAAGTTCTTCTATTTTTTTTAATCTTTCTTTTAGTATTTCTTCTCTCCTTGACATTTTGGTATTTTTTATTTAGTATTTATTTATTAAAATTTTTTTATTTAAAAATAAATTATTTTAAATTCTTTAAAATTTTGGAATTTTTCTTCTATTTTATCTATTCTTTTTATTACAGCATCTTTATGTTGAGTACTACAGATTTCTATAAGTTTTTCAACTTTATCTATATCCCCTTCAAACCAACATTCAACAGATCCATCTTCTTTATTTCTTACATATCCCTTCACACCAACTTCGTCTGCTTTTTCTTTAATAAAATTTCTAAAAAAAATTCCTTGCACATTACCAAAAATGTAAAGTTTTATTGCTTTTTTCATTTTTCTTTAAAATATCTTAATGCTTCTGTTATATTTTCTACCTCAATTATAGTAAGTCCTAATTCTTTTGAAACATTTACTTTTTTTATTTTAGTTTCTGTTGTGCATATTTTTGTTGTACCAAATGTTTGACAATGTTCTTTTGTTTCTGGAATAAAATCAAAAGATTGTGATAATGGAACTAAAAATATTCTAGCATTAGATTCTTTTGCTGCCTTTGCCTTTTCTAATATATCTGAAATAGGGCCTATACTACCATCATGATTTATGGTTCCTGTTATAATTACATCTTCTCTTGGTTTTTCTCCATTTAATGCAAAAATTGTTGCAATTGTTATTGCTGCGCCTGCACTTGGGCCTCCTATTATACTAGCATTCTTTACTTTTACTGAAAAGATTAAATCATATTGAGAAACATTTTTATTTGATATAGAACTTGCAACATATCTTGCCATTCTTATACTTTGTTGCGTGTCTGCCCAAAATAATAAGTTCTCTATATCAACTAATGTTTTTCCAGTTCCTTTCTTTGCTTCTACTGATAAAATTGTAGGAACACCTTTACCTTCAGAATCTACCGCAGGAACTTTTAATTCTACTAATATTGAGTTATCATCAGAAAAAAATTTTGTTTTTGTATCAAAAATAATATTTTCTTGATAAATATTTTCTTCTGTAATATTTTTTTTATCTTTAATTTCGTTTAAAAGTAATAAAAATAAATTTAGAGATACTAAAATAAATAATATAAGTAGTAAATTCTTAACAATCTTTCTTCTTTCATATTCGTATTTTTTTTCCATTTTTTTTAAATGAGCCTGCTCGGATTTGAACCGAGGACCCCCACCTTATCAGAGTGGTGCTCTAACCTGGCTGAGCTACAGGCTCATATAAGATTATACTTATCTTAGTTTTAAAAATTTATGTAATTCTAATATTATATATATTCATGTAAAATATGTATAAAAAATTATATTAATAATATTGATTAATTTTATTTTTTTCTTTATTCAAAGATATAAAAATAAGAAGATTTAAAAATACTTAACTATAAATTCAAATATGACAAATGCATATGATTACATTAAGGAAAGTTTAAGAAAAAATTTAAAAGAAAAATTAATAGAATTCAGAAAACAAAAATCTATAATTAGAGTAGAAAAACCTACAGATATAGGAAGGGCTAGAAAACTTGGATATAAGGATAAAAAAGGATTTATTATTGTAAGAGTAAGATTAAAAAGAGGGAAACATAAAAGACCTAGGCCTAATAAAGGAAGAAAAACAAGAAATTTAACTACAGAAAAATCCTTAAAAATGAATTATCGATGGATAGCGGAAATAAGAGCACAAAAAAAATATCCTTCTTTAGAGGTTTTGAATTCTTATAAAGTTGCAAAAGATGGAAAATATTATTGGTTTGAAGTTATTATGGTAGATCCTAATAGAGATGAAATAAAAAAAGACAAAATAATAAATTGGATATGTTCTAATAAAAATAGAAAAAGAGCATTGAGAGGTTTAACTTCTGCTGCAAAAAAAGCAAGAGGTCTAAGATAAAAGAGAATAAAAAATATTTCCGAATCTGTTAATATTGATTTAAATTCTAAATCCTCTTAAATATATTCTTTTCTAAATGCTTTAAAGAGTTTAAAATATATAGTTAAGTTTAAATTCTTTATTTAATTTATATTGTCATGTTATATTCAAAATTATGTGATATATATGAAAAATTAGAAAAAACCTCTAAAAGATTAGAAAAAACAGAAATTTTATCTGATTTTATTAAAAAATTAAATATAGAAGAAAAAGAAATAATTTATTTATTACAAGGGAGAGTTTTTCCAGACTATGATAGTAGAGAAATAGGAATTTCTACTCAACTTGTTATTAAATCATTAGAAAAATCTAGCGGAACGAAAAATGAAGAAATAGTAAAATTATGGAAAAAATTAGGTGACTTAGGAGAAGTAGCTTCATTGATAATAAAAAGAAAAAAACAAGCTACTCTTTTTTCTAAAAGATTGGAAGCAGAAAAAGTTTTAAGCAATATAAGAAAATTAACAGAATTCGAAGGAAAAGGCACAATAGAAAAAAAAATATCTTTAATAACAGAACTTCTAAATTTTTCTAATGAAAAAGAAGCAAAATATGTTGTAAGAACATTATTACAAGATTTAAGAATAGGAATAGGAGAAGGAATTTTAAGAGATGCTATACTATACGCTTTTTTTGGTAAAGAAGATAAAGAAGCTTTACAATTAATACAAGAAGCATATGATAAAACTCTAGATTTCGCAAAGGTTTTTGAACTTTCTATTAAAGGAAAAGAAAAATTAAAAAATATAGAGCTTATTCCTGGAAAACCTGTTAAAGTCATGCTTGCTTTAAAAGTTAAAGATATAAAAGAAGGATTTGAAGTTACTGGTAAACCGGCTGCTTTTGAATTTAAATATGACGGCTTCAGAATGTTGATCAGTAAAGATGAAAAAAATGAAGTAAGAATATTTACTAGACGATTAGAAGATGTAACTAATCAATTTCCTGAAGTTAAAGAATATGTAAAGAAATTTGTTAATGCAAAAACTTTTATTATAGATGCAGAAGCTGTTGGTTATGATAGCAAAACAAAAAAATACAGACCTTTCCAAGAAATATCTCAAAGAATTAAAAGAAAATATGAGATTTCTAAATTAGAAAAAGAACTTCCTGTAGAGATAAATGTTTTCGATATTCTTTATTATAATGGAAAAAATCTTTTGAATATTCCTTTTTTAGAAAGAAGAAAAATTTTAGAGAAAATAATCAAACCAGAAAAATACAAATTAAAATTAGCAGAACAAATTATAACAGATAAAGAAAAAGAAGCAGAATTATTTTATAAAAAAGCATTGCAAAACGGACAAGAAGGTTTAATGATAAAAAATATTAACGGAATATATAAACCTGGTGCAAGAGTTGGTTATATGGTTAAATTAAAACCAACACAAAAAGAACTTGATTTAGTAATAACAGAAGCGGAATTTGGAACAGGAAAAAGAGCTGGTTGGTTAACAAGTTTTAATGTGGCTTGCAAAGACAAAGAAGGTTTAAGAGAAGTTGGGAAAGTATCTACCGGATTAAAAGAAAAATCTGGAGAAGGAACAACATTTGAAGAGATAACAAAAATTTTAAAGCCATTAATAATAAAAGAAAAAGGTAGAAAAGTAGAATTAAAACCAAAAATAGTGATAACTGTTACATACCAAGAGATACAAAAATCTCCTTCTTATAATTCTGGATATGCTTTGAGATTTCCTCGCTTTATTGCTTTAAGAATAGATAAAAGTATAGATGATATTGCCACATTAGAAGAAATTGAAAAAGAATATTTAAAACAAGAAAGAAGTATTTAATAAAAATGAAGGGAGCTAAAAATAATTAAATAAATATATTTCTAACAATAATTTAAAAAGAAAAAACTTTATAAATATAGAAAAATTTAAAAAGCTATGGCAAAAACAAAAGATTTAAAAATACAAAATATTGTAGCAACGAGCTCTTTAAATGCGCAAGTT is a genomic window of Candidatus Pacearchaeota archaeon containing:
- a CDS encoding acylphosphatase; protein product: MKKAIKLYIFGNVQGIFFRNFIKEKADEVGVKGYVRNKEDGSVECWFEGDIDKVEKLIEICSTQHKDAVIKRIDKIEEKFQNFKEFKIIYF
- a CDS encoding ATP-dependent DNA ligase, which codes for MLYSKLCDIYEKLEKTSKRLEKTEILSDFIKKLNIEEKEIIYLLQGRVFPDYDSREIGISTQLVIKSLEKSSGTKNEEIVKLWKKLGDLGEVASLIIKRKKQATLFSKRLEAEKVLSNIRKLTEFEGKGTIEKKISLITELLNFSNEKEAKYVVRTLLQDLRIGIGEGILRDAILYAFFGKEDKEALQLIQEAYDKTLDFAKVFELSIKGKEKLKNIELIPGKPVKVMLALKVKDIKEGFEVTGKPAAFEFKYDGFRMLISKDEKNEVRIFTRRLEDVTNQFPEVKEYVKKFVNAKTFIIDAEAVGYDSKTKKYRPFQEISQRIKRKYEISKLEKELPVEINVFDILYYNGKNLLNIPFLERRKILEKIIKPEKYKLKLAEQIITDKEKEAELFYKKALQNGQEGLMIKNINGIYKPGARVGYMVKLKPTQKELDLVITEAEFGTGKRAGWLTSFNVACKDKEGLREVGKVSTGLKEKSGEGTTFEEITKILKPLIIKEKGRKVELKPKIVITVTYQEIQKSPSYNSGYALRFPRFIALRIDKSIDDIATLEEIEKEYLKQERSI
- a CDS encoding S16 family serine protease, whose protein sequence is MEKKYEYERRKIVKNLLLILFILVSLNLFLLLLNEIKDKKNITEENIYQENIIFDTKTKFFSDDNSILVELKVPAVDSEGKGVPTILSVEAKKGTGKTLVDIENLLFWADTQQSIRMARYVASSISNKNVSQYDLIFSVKVKNASIIGGPSAGAAITIATIFALNGEKPREDVIITGTINHDGSIGPISDILEKAKAAKESNARIFLVPLSQSFDFIPETKEHCQTFGTTKICTTETKIKKVNVSKELGLTIIEVENITEALRYFKEK
- a CDS encoding 50S ribosomal protein L15e — its product is MTNAYDYIKESLRKNLKEKLIEFRKQKSIIRVEKPTDIGRARKLGYKDKKGFIIVRVRLKRGKHKRPRPNKGRKTRNLTTEKSLKMNYRWIAEIRAQKKYPSLEVLNSYKVAKDGKYYWFEVIMVDPNRDEIKKDKIINWICSNKNRKRALRGLTSAAKKARGLR